A genomic window from Vagococcus sp. CY52-2 includes:
- a CDS encoding CDP-glycerol glycerophosphotransferase family protein: MAVLSKMKRIAQPLVKRKLSPIGKRVETYTHYFINESVDKKTIFYESRDGKSLTDSPLAICLYILKKDVEKQYTHIWSIQSSEEMSYFMNRFKEYDNVLFVERNSDEYLKWLTKAEVLINNATFQSFVTIKEEQTYINTWHGTPLKTMGFDIPGNPSGARNVVRNFFMADVLLSPNAHTTNMFLDSFRLRNNYQGVILEGGYPRMDATFSHDHDHLIRLLHERGVNLDLSKKLLLYTPTCKSGEVSYTEQEIRQMISETTILRDQFGETYNILIKVHPFIYDKAKKEKALSAYLIPDGIDTNELLSLVDVLVTDYSSIFFDFLVTDKPIIFYCWDDDLYSHERGKYFDYDELPGPVAFNLDGLINIMNHLEKRIEDTRWNYERFKRLYVSYDDGNATQRYVDYLLFNQPLSEKIKEIRQNPDKQKLLIYPGGLRKNGITTSFLNLLSTIDYEKYAVTCLLGNPTIQDQIESIQRIPKEVSLLFNFGEPSYTMGESYQDLYYRMRGVNPKKKEKFPLHIYQRNIKRLLGKNKFDVSIDFSGYSLHWTKNILAVDSAMKVCYLHSDMLADMNREVNGKKIHYINVKGIISVYDFYDKLVSVSSVIRDVNKQNLSSYADESKFVYAENLLNIPHILATEPEQVSTHSKPTQRLFREAYLNNPSEPLVIFDTRPDSQYANNTTRVLSKAELTVLGRFVYQEESYVKISQGDRYIGWIKESHVTLLADSIQSEHILYKLSKLQGGEHHKLYTHPLGLSDSKIICSLNHFDRLYVLVTKKVITHTGTSYELSNGKEPLGWVSPSAIREMSSVAMFQRQLTKKWLNTLFSTVNRKRLDDLTSLSRQYPINELAQLTNVTKAYEQPDSAAKTTQLDIGTSVILQSKNSQTGWVKVKLENGLSYFIKEAELSVRVSHDPFILLKEPQCFPAIVQTSEVVIYASLDDVLTHKGLLSRVPKEVRVIQRAQTNQFNTFYQIQLKNKQVWIRKDHVTYDLSKGVMNNEGTFFEYPNTVNEPTFVTVGRLSQEKNQALLIESFKLYYETYKKGHLYLIGDGPERENLMNQIKQYHLEKVITMMGQLNQPYLFMTHCDVFVLTSSYEGQSIVLLEALTLKMNVVSTDIPACRQVLGNGKYGMLAKQNDAEGVFNAMEATLMKKKRFKSFNPSHYNKKAMLAFYDIINKESE; encoded by the coding sequence ATGGCTGTACTATCTAAAATGAAAAGGATTGCTCAACCGTTAGTCAAAAGAAAACTATCTCCTATCGGAAAACGAGTGGAAACATACACCCATTATTTTATTAATGAATCAGTCGACAAAAAGACGATTTTTTATGAAAGTCGTGATGGAAAATCTCTAACAGATTCTCCACTTGCTATATGTCTGTATATATTAAAAAAAGATGTGGAAAAACAATATACCCATATATGGAGTATTCAGTCATCTGAAGAGATGTCTTATTTTATGAATCGTTTTAAAGAATATGATAATGTGTTGTTTGTTGAAAGAAATTCTGATGAGTATTTAAAGTGGCTGACGAAAGCAGAGGTATTAATCAATAATGCCACCTTTCAGTCATTTGTGACGATTAAAGAAGAACAGACTTATATCAACACATGGCATGGAACACCATTAAAAACAATGGGGTTTGATATACCGGGAAACCCCAGTGGTGCTAGAAATGTGGTTCGCAATTTTTTTATGGCCGATGTTTTGCTTAGCCCAAATGCTCATACAACTAATATGTTTTTAGATAGTTTTAGATTAAGAAATAACTATCAAGGTGTGATTTTAGAAGGTGGGTATCCAAGGATGGATGCAACCTTTAGTCATGACCATGATCATTTAATTCGGTTATTGCACGAAAGAGGTGTGAACCTGGATTTAAGTAAAAAACTATTACTCTATACACCAACATGTAAAAGTGGGGAAGTGTCTTACACCGAACAAGAAATTCGTCAGATGATTAGTGAGACAACTATTTTGCGAGATCAATTTGGTGAAACCTATAACATTTTAATTAAAGTTCACCCATTTATTTATGATAAAGCCAAAAAGGAAAAAGCGTTAAGTGCTTATTTAATCCCTGATGGAATTGACACAAATGAATTACTATCACTAGTAGATGTGTTAGTAACAGATTATTCAAGTATCTTTTTTGATTTCTTAGTAACCGATAAGCCAATTATTTTTTATTGTTGGGATGACGACTTATACAGTCATGAACGCGGTAAATACTTTGATTATGATGAATTACCTGGTCCTGTTGCCTTTAACTTGGATGGGTTAATCAATATTATGAATCATTTAGAAAAAAGAATCGAAGACACTCGTTGGAACTATGAGCGATTTAAACGATTATATGTATCTTATGATGATGGAAATGCAACACAACGTTATGTTGATTATTTATTATTTAACCAACCACTATCAGAAAAAATCAAAGAAATTCGCCAGAATCCAGATAAGCAAAAATTGCTTATTTATCCTGGAGGCCTACGAAAAAATGGGATTACGACAAGTTTTTTAAACCTTTTATCAACCATTGATTATGAAAAATATGCTGTGACGTGTTTATTGGGTAATCCAACCATACAAGATCAAATAGAGTCTATTCAACGTATTCCAAAAGAGGTATCGTTACTATTTAATTTTGGTGAACCTAGTTATACGATGGGGGAAAGCTACCAAGATTTGTATTATCGCATGCGTGGTGTCAATCCAAAGAAAAAAGAAAAATTCCCATTACATATTTATCAACGGAATATCAAGAGATTACTAGGAAAAAATAAATTTGATGTAAGTATTGACTTTAGTGGCTATAGCTTGCATTGGACAAAAAATATCCTAGCAGTCGACTCAGCGATGAAAGTCTGTTACTTACATAGTGATATGTTGGCTGATATGAATCGCGAGGTAAATGGTAAAAAAATTCACTATATCAATGTTAAAGGGATTATTAGTGTGTATGATTTTTATGACAAGTTAGTATCCGTGTCTAGTGTCATTCGTGATGTTAATAAGCAAAACTTGTCTAGCTATGCTGATGAATCAAAATTTGTGTATGCAGAAAATCTATTAAATATTCCACATATTTTAGCAACTGAGCCAGAACAAGTGTCAACTCACTCAAAACCGACACAACGATTATTTAGAGAGGCATATTTAAACAATCCATCAGAACCATTGGTGATTTTTGATACCAGACCTGATAGTCAATATGCTAATAATACAACAAGGGTATTATCAAAAGCTGAATTAACAGTATTAGGTAGATTTGTGTATCAAGAAGAAAGTTATGTGAAAATTAGTCAAGGTGATCGTTACATAGGTTGGATTAAAGAAAGTCATGTGACGTTGTTAGCTGATAGTATCCAATCAGAACACATCCTTTATAAACTCTCTAAGTTACAAGGTGGGGAGCATCATAAGTTATATACGCATCCTTTAGGATTAAGTGACAGTAAGATAATTTGTTCATTGAATCATTTTGATCGTTTATATGTATTGGTAACAAAAAAAGTGATCACTCATACCGGGACCAGTTATGAATTATCCAACGGGAAAGAACCACTTGGATGGGTGAGTCCATCCGCCATTAGAGAGATGAGTTCAGTGGCGATGTTTCAACGTCAACTAACTAAAAAATGGTTAAATACCTTGTTTTCAACGGTTAATAGAAAGCGACTTGATGATTTGACTTCGTTATCAAGACAGTACCCGATTAACGAATTAGCTCAGTTAACCAACGTGACAAAAGCATATGAGCAGCCCGATAGTGCCGCTAAAACTACTCAATTAGACATTGGCACATCAGTGATTTTACAATCAAAAAATAGTCAAACTGGCTGGGTGAAAGTTAAATTAGAAAATGGTCTGTCTTATTTTATAAAAGAAGCCGAGTTATCTGTTAGAGTGTCTCACGATCCGTTTATTTTGTTAAAAGAGCCACAATGTTTTCCAGCAATCGTTCAGACATCAGAAGTGGTTATTTATGCCTCACTTGATGACGTATTGACACATAAAGGCTTGCTCTCACGTGTGCCAAAAGAAGTACGTGTGATTCAACGAGCACAAACCAATCAATTCAACACGTTTTACCAAATCCAACTTAAAAATAAACAAGTTTGGATAAGGAAAGATCATGTAACTTACGATCTATCAAAAGGCGTGATGAATAATGAAGGGACTTTTTTTGAATACCCTAATACCGTCAACGAGCCAACCTTTGTGACGGTCGGACGACTATCACAAGAAAAAAATCAAGCTCTCCTCATTGAGTCATTTAAATTATATTATGAAACATATAAAAAAGGGCATCTTTATCTAATTGGAGATGGTCCTGAACGAGAAAATTTAATGAATCAAATTAAACAATATCATTTAGAAAAAGTTATAACCATGATGGGACAATTAAATCAACCTTATCTTTTTATGACCCATTGTGATGTATTCGTTTTAACGTCTTCTTATGAAGGGCAATCCATTGTATTACTTGAGGCACTGACATTAAAAATGAACGTGGTGTCAACTGACATACCGGCTTGTAGACAAGTATTAGGGAATGGTAAATATGGTATGTTAGCAAAACAGAATGATGCTGAAGGTGTATTTAACGCGATGGAAGCCACTCTTATGAAGAAGAAACGGTTTAAATCATTTAATCCGAGTCACTATAATAAAAAAGCAATGTTGGCTTTTTATGATATTATTAACAAAGAATCTGAATAA